A window from Ardenticatenales bacterium encodes these proteins:
- a CDS encoding transposase has product MIFCINSRLLKNPDLDILLLWFSDYVYQRLLSLSPDHPLVRLQTLLDLSALETACQGFHQQNGQGHPIVHTPARLVRLLLVRYFFNVSLRECITMAREQIPVKWFVGYPLASQGVSHVTLHRFETYVLENHPRLFFDTILRQIDAAFPEQRHQPQIADTFAMLANAQLETLTGRLRHGAALLLLHVHRHEPAQFFTLADARQLPLLVGDERERPEFLLNAAEKQARLTETVAQVVPLLRQVALLCPRGRDVRRYQEMLQAVLDKEVELTVDEAGQVVSARQFGEKERGTFRPTSATDPDATIRNHGKGQDNGYNIHVAATTHFICEIQAATGSQPDAAGIVPLLEAQREHRGVLPSKLIYDKAGGHGQTIAAVAVATEGQTQLVVKPVQAAKKKGSSELGPLDCQLQEQLDLETGELKSALVCPSGQTTTVRYRATSSPGWYYRMAGDKCAGCPLFSPCRDRVSSENQPRNWFISDYREPVLAAWGYVETTAFRADMKLRPHIERVIAGLVLHCGARYARFRGLAKADFQAKMCATAYNLKRWLNLSDPNYRRRQRRTAVEVVLALLTA; this is encoded by the coding sequence GTGATTTTTTGTATCAATTCACGACTACTGAAAAACCCTGATCTCGACATTTTGCTGCTCTGGTTCAGCGACTATGTCTACCAACGCCTGCTGTCCCTGTCCCCCGACCACCCGCTGGTGCGTTTGCAAACGTTGCTGGACTTGAGCGCGCTGGAAACAGCGTGCCAGGGGTTTCATCAACAGAATGGTCAGGGACACCCCATCGTCCACACTCCCGCGCGCCTGGTGCGGTTGCTACTGGTGCGCTACTTCTTCAATGTCAGTTTACGCGAGTGTATCACCATGGCGCGGGAACAGATTCCCGTCAAGTGGTTTGTGGGGTACCCCCTGGCCAGCCAGGGCGTGAGTCATGTCACGCTCCATCGCTTTGAAACCTACGTCCTGGAAAATCATCCCCGTTTGTTCTTCGATACCATTCTGCGGCAGATTGACGCCGCTTTCCCTGAACAGCGCCACCAACCCCAAATAGCGGATACGTTTGCCATGCTGGCGAATGCCCAGTTGGAGACATTGACCGGTCGGCTGCGCCATGGGGCGGCGTTGTTGTTGCTGCACGTCCATCGCCACGAACCAGCGCAATTCTTTACCCTGGCGGACGCGCGGCAACTGCCCCTGTTGGTCGGCGACGAGAGGGAGCGTCCGGAGTTTCTGCTGAACGCCGCCGAGAAACAGGCGCGGCTGACGGAAACAGTCGCTCAGGTCGTTCCGTTGTTGCGTCAGGTGGCTCTCCTTTGCCCCCGCGGGCGAGACGTGCGCCGCTATCAGGAGATGCTGCAAGCGGTATTAGATAAGGAAGTGGAACTGACGGTGGATGAGGCCGGTCAGGTGGTGAGCGCGCGGCAGTTTGGCGAAAAGGAGCGGGGGACGTTTCGCCCGACCTCGGCGACTGACCCGGACGCGACGATTCGCAACCACGGCAAAGGGCAGGACAACGGCTACAACATCCATGTGGCCGCCACCACCCATTTTATCTGTGAGATTCAAGCCGCCACCGGCAGCCAGCCGGACGCAGCCGGCATTGTGCCTTTATTAGAAGCGCAGCGAGAACATCGCGGCGTTTTGCCATCCAAGCTGATCTACGACAAGGCCGGCGGTCATGGTCAGACAATTGCCGCTGTCGCTGTGGCGACCGAGGGGCAGACGCAGTTGGTTGTCAAGCCGGTTCAAGCGGCCAAGAAAAAGGGAAGCAGCGAACTGGGGCCGCTGGATTGTCAATTACAGGAGCAGCTTGACCTGGAAACGGGCGAGTTGAAATCAGCCCTGGTCTGTCCCAGCGGGCAAACGACGACCGTTCGTTACCGGGCGACCTCCTCTCCCGGCTGGTATTACCGGATGGCGGGTGACAAATGCGCGGGCTGCCCGCTGTTCAGCCCCTGCCGCGACAGGGTTTCCAGCGAGAACCAGCCGCGCAACTGGTTCATCAGCGACTACCGCGAACCCGTTTTGGCCGCCTGGGGCTATGTGGAAACGACGGCATTCAGGGCGGATATGAAATTGCGCCCCCACATTGAGCGGGTCATTGCCGGGTTGGTTTTACACTGCGGGGCGCGCTACGCCCGTTTTCGCGGACTGGCTAAGGCAGACTTCCAGGCGAAGATGTGCGCCACCGCTTACAACTTGAAGCGCTGGCTGAACCTGAGCGACCCGAATTACAGGAGGCGCCAGCGGCGAACAGCCGTCGAAGTTGTCTTGGCGCTGCTCACCGCTTAA
- a CDS encoding WYL domain-containing protein produces MYFITVDMHNETEFSRPVLSPHTVTITLAYLHRYTPAILPRRRLVAARHLREMANWLGYPRPDLRSIRHHHPLAAHFALLHASRFVSFSGAETILLPGATSWLHAGTHAQIDRLLAVLEGERWQQALTELGLQTVLKPDYTTYLQQVLQRQDDAPLPSSVHARLQVAASKQVWSLCLSPALPTWLTFDLLQLGHWQPQRKLLRCTALTVGQAMRRGYGAQMIRWLLETATQAPLPSVAEQQLQDWQKRDQAYQVEQVYLLSVKQPSRLADLLRQNRFRRYVQRQLSPRHAIIAGEMIPVLTKWLQKRDYALSATIPNGGNRLLSPEAEETGYDWLGLRLLIGLGTMVPLPYPPPYARLNAVGETLDAQRRSELENVVEEILSRVQIAIRGRDAFFPASETPPPALTAHIEATIMAEGQLHIQYQSLGDIEARWRCIQPLRLEQRGQLYYLVAYCYQAEDNRVFRLDRIKACAAAT; encoded by the coding sequence ATGTATTTTATCACAGTTGACATGCACAACGAAACCGAGTTTTCTCGTCCCGTTCTCTCCCCACATACAGTAACGATCACGCTGGCGTACCTGCATCGTTATACACCGGCCATCTTACCCCGCCGCCGCCTGGTTGCCGCCAGGCACTTGCGGGAGATGGCCAATTGGCTTGGTTATCCCCGGCCCGACTTGCGCTCGATTCGCCATCATCACCCGTTAGCAGCGCATTTTGCTTTGCTGCACGCCAGCAGATTTGTATCCTTTTCTGGCGCGGAGACGATACTTTTGCCAGGGGCTACGTCCTGGCTTCATGCGGGAACACACGCGCAAATTGATCGCTTGCTTGCTGTACTGGAGGGAGAAAGATGGCAACAGGCGTTGACTGAATTGGGATTACAAACAGTACTCAAGCCGGATTACACAACGTATCTGCAACAAGTCCTCCAACGCCAGGATGACGCGCCACTCCCATCGTCAGTGCACGCGCGGCTGCAAGTAGCGGCGTCAAAGCAGGTATGGTCATTATGCCTATCCCCGGCGCTACCTACGTGGCTGACCTTTGATTTACTGCAACTGGGTCACTGGCAACCACAACGAAAGCTGTTGCGCTGCACCGCGCTCACGGTGGGGCAAGCTATGCGGCGCGGATATGGTGCGCAAATGATTCGCTGGCTGTTGGAAACGGCGACGCAAGCGCCGCTGCCGTCTGTTGCAGAACAGCAATTGCAGGATTGGCAAAAACGGGATCAAGCTTATCAAGTAGAGCAAGTTTATCTGCTAAGCGTGAAACAACCATCGCGGCTTGCGGATTTGCTGCGCCAAAATCGCTTTCGCCGCTACGTGCAACGGCAATTGTCACCCCGTCACGCGATTATTGCTGGCGAAATGATTCCCGTATTGACAAAATGGCTACAGAAACGTGATTATGCCTTGTCCGCTACGATCCCCAATGGGGGCAACCGTTTGTTGTCTCCTGAGGCAGAAGAAACCGGCTACGACTGGCTTGGTTTACGGCTGCTCATTGGTTTGGGAACGATGGTTCCTTTACCGTATCCCCCACCCTACGCGCGCTTGAACGCTGTGGGCGAGACATTGGACGCTCAGAGGCGGAGCGAGTTAGAGAATGTGGTAGAGGAAATTCTCTCTCGTGTGCAAATAGCCATTCGTGGCCGGGATGCGTTCTTTCCGGCTTCCGAGACGCCCCCGCCAGCTTTGACCGCACATATAGAAGCAACAATTATGGCAGAAGGTCAGTTGCACATTCAGTATCAGTCGCTGGGCGACATTGAGGCGCGGTGGCGTTGCATCCAACCGCTGCGGTTGGAACAGCGGGGTCAACTTTACTATCTTGTTGCTTACTGTTATCAGGCAGAAGATAATCGCGTATTTCGTCTTGATCGCATAAAGGCTTGCGCGGCGGCAACGTGA
- the cas2 gene encoding CRISPR-associated endonuclease Cas2: MVISYDISNDKRRRRIARIMEGYGYRVQYSVFECDLDAGKLAELQKRLTPLVNTREWESVRIYPLTLDCADRVIVIGKDLRKVLKGVEIV, from the coding sequence ATCGTCATCAGTTACGACATCAGCAATGACAAACGCCGTCGCCGTATTGCCAGGATAATGGAAGGGTACGGCTATCGCGTTCAATATAGTGTATTCGAATGTGATCTGGATGCCGGCAAACTGGCTGAGCTACAGAAACGCCTGACCCCGCTGGTCAACACCAGAGAATGGGAAAGCGTTCGCATTTATCCCCTAACCCTGGATTGCGCCGACCGTGTCATTGTCATAGGCAAAGACCTGCGCAAAGTATTAAAAGGTGTAGAAATCGTCTAA
- a CDS encoding ribonuclease HI family protein — MPLLNNATTRLTIFVDGGTAGGTHTGIAAVARSHQGYFLGWESRQLPPMSNNEAEYKAALLGLELARQLHAATCEIVSDSEILVNQMRGRSRVNSPHLQPLHQQLCHQAAYFHQVSFRYVPRAENQLADALAAEALRGRCVSLRPGHTRRLTAWLRTLSLSRKLL; from the coding sequence ATGCCCTTATTGAACAACGCCACGACGCGCCTGACCATTTTCGTTGATGGCGGCACTGCCGGGGGAACCCACACGGGCATTGCCGCGGTTGCTCGTTCCCATCAGGGATATTTTCTCGGTTGGGAGAGCCGTCAATTGCCCCCCATGAGTAATAATGAGGCGGAGTATAAAGCCGCCCTTCTTGGACTCGAGTTAGCCCGACAGCTACACGCCGCTACCTGTGAAATCGTTTCCGATTCCGAAATCCTTGTCAACCAGATGCGCGGGCGTAGTCGCGTAAACAGTCCCCATCTACAGCCATTACACCAGCAATTGTGTCACCAGGCTGCTTATTTTCACCAGGTCTCCTTTCGCTATGTGCCTCGCGCGGAAAACCAGTTGGCGGATGCCTTGGCTGCCGAAGCCTTGCGGGGGCGATGTGTTTCGTTGCGTCCCGGACATACCCGTCGCTTGACTGCCTGGCTCAGAACCCTTTCTCTTTCCCGGAAGCTGTTGTGA
- a CDS encoding DUF370 domain-containing protein: MLASDEQGLLFVERLIAVGPADSAAMRRFLSALPLSQIVSLTGGQKRRTILIMDTGHAIITALSLEALERKLWEQQNALIEQRHDAPDHFR; the protein is encoded by the coding sequence ATGTTGGCTTCTGACGAACAGGGGCTACTCTTTGTAGAACGTCTCATAGCTGTGGGCCCAGCAGACTCCGCTGCCATGCGCCGCTTTCTTTCCGCTCTCCCCCTCTCTCAAATTGTCAGCCTCACCGGCGGACAGAAGCGCCGCACGATACTGATTATGGACACGGGACATGCCATCATCACGGCCCTGTCCCTGGAAGCACTGGAACGCAAACTTTGGGAACAACAAAATGCCCTTATTGAACAACGCCACGACGCGCCTGACCATTTTCGTTGA
- a CDS encoding CRISPR-associated endonuclease Cas1 — protein sequence MYASRVGCAKSPPHWLAESRRHISDHNREQEQQRINLAQSEAALTQASTSLSWGRGGRIQQALDQYFQIAAAYYFQALGTLLDPTWNFTGHVYYPPPDPFNALLSFSYSLLLKDVLAAVNQVGFDAYVGF from the coding sequence ATTTACGCCAGCCGGGTTGGCTGCGCCAAAAGCCCGCCGCATTGGCTTGCCGAAAGCCGCCGCCACATAAGTGATCACAATCGCGAACAGGAACAGCAGCGCATCAATCTGGCTCAATCTGAAGCTGCCCTGACTCAGGCATCCACCAGTTTGTCCTGGGGCCGTGGTGGGCGCATCCAGCAAGCCCTCGACCAATACTTCCAAATAGCCGCCGCCTATTACTTTCAAGCTCTGGGAACGCTCCTGGATCCGACCTGGAATTTCACTGGTCACGTTTACTACCCTCCACCAGATCCCTTCAACGCCCTGCTTAGTTTTAGCTACAGCCTATTGCTCAAAGACGTTTTGGCTGCCGTCAACCAGGTTGGCTTTGACGCCTATGTTGGCTTCTGA
- the cas6 gene encoding CRISPR system precrRNA processing endoribonuclease RAMP protein Cas6, with translation MQQLTITFQPDRAPIDGQHVTTSGLHGLLFHVLKQANPAAAAWLHDHPAPKPFTMAPYYTDAGHLAGLRYTALNDEAAGILHHAWTTTHQNQRQLRLGRYQTFTVCAIEQMPASSFPQLIYESMPASTITLHFLSPTSFKQGPGDLPLPLPANVYSSLWRAWNAFAPPILHLEEAWLDWCAQNIFIIAHDIHTVVVPFNRHADFTGFVGQATFRAHQGSEVQRGIWHALSQFAAYAGIGRKTAMGMGIAACEPTQP, from the coding sequence ATGCAACAACTCACCATCACCTTCCAACCCGACCGTGCCCCCATTGACGGCCAACACGTCACCACCAGCGGCCTGCATGGCCTCCTCTTCCACGTTCTCAAACAGGCCAACCCCGCCGCCGCTGCCTGGCTGCACGACCACCCCGCTCCCAAGCCGTTCACCATGGCCCCCTACTACACCGACGCCGGCCACCTGGCGGGCCTGCGTTACACCGCCCTGAACGACGAAGCTGCCGGCATTCTCCACCACGCCTGGACCACCACCCACCAAAATCAACGCCAACTCCGCCTTGGCCGCTACCAGACCTTCACCGTCTGTGCCATAGAGCAAATGCCGGCATCCTCCTTCCCCCAACTCATATACGAAAGCATGCCGGCATCCACCATCACCCTCCACTTCCTCTCCCCCACCTCCTTCAAGCAAGGCCCCGGCGACCTCCCCCTTCCCTTGCCCGCCAACGTCTACAGCAGCCTCTGGCGCGCCTGGAACGCCTTCGCGCCGCCCATCTTACACCTTGAAGAAGCGTGGCTTGACTGGTGCGCGCAAAACATCTTCATCATCGCCCACGACATTCACACCGTCGTCGTCCCCTTCAATCGCCACGCCGACTTCACCGGTTTCGTCGGCCAGGCCACCTTCCGTGCCCATCAAGGCAGCGAGGTCCAACGCGGTATCTGGCACGCCCTCAGTCAGTTTGCCGCTTATGCCGGCATTGGTCGCAAAACCGCCATGGGCATGGGCATCGCCGCCTGTGAACCCACCCAACCATGA
- a CDS encoding type II toxin-antitoxin system Phd/YefM family antitoxin: MPLMLKSSEVQQNFGRVMDQVLTENEVVVERYGEPRVAILSYQRYQQLLQAEAKADRPYVMLPDRSPEAQIRGQEIAAQVRQEMQNQSEASLDDVMGELRGRAWSS, encoded by the coding sequence ATGCCCTTGATGCTCAAATCCAGTGAAGTGCAGCAGAATTTTGGCCGCGTGATGGACCAGGTATTAACTGAAAACGAAGTAGTGGTCGAACGTTACGGAGAACCCCGTGTAGCCATTCTTAGCTACCAACGATACCAACAGCTTTTACAAGCAGAGGCCAAAGCAGATCGACCTTATGTAATGTTGCCAGACCGTTCACCAGAGGCGCAAATCAGAGGTCAAGAAATTGCTGCTCAAGTGCGGCAGGAGATGCAAAATCAATCCGAAGCGTCATTAGATGACGTCATGGGTGAATTGCGAGGACGTGCATGGTCGTCGTAG
- a CDS encoding type II toxin-antitoxin system Phd/YefM family antitoxin produces MTQVTIHEAKTHLSRLIRQALSGEEIIIAKGNKPLVKLVVLPEAQPERRLGGASETILGMADDFDEPLPELSEYMP; encoded by the coding sequence ATGACTCAAGTAACCATCCATGAAGCAAAAACACACCTCTCCAGATTAATCCGGCAAGCGCTGTCGGGAGAAGAGATTATCATTGCCAAAGGCAATAAACCCCTGGTGAAACTGGTTGTGCTGCCAGAGGCACAGCCGGAGCGACGATTGGGAGGAGCAAGCGAAACGATTCTGGGGATGGCGGATGATTTTGATGAGCCGTTGCCGGAGTTGAGCGAATATATGCCATGA
- a CDS encoding type II toxin-antitoxin system VapC family toxin, with amino-acid sequence MNLLLDTHAFLLDIWGSEKLSPAASQAFLERSNTLYLSAVSYWEICIKHSIGKLALATDWQAVFDREIEANGIRRLGLEKEHCQGVVELPAIHGDPFDRLLVAQARHEGLVILTRDKNIGLYGVETLW; translated from the coding sequence ATGAATCTTTTGCTTGATACCCACGCCTTTCTGTTGGACATCTGGGGCAGTGAAAAACTTAGCCCGGCAGCCAGCCAGGCTTTTCTGGAGCGAAGCAACACGCTTTATTTGAGCGCCGTCAGCTATTGGGAAATTTGTATCAAACATAGCATTGGCAAGCTGGCACTGGCTACCGATTGGCAAGCGGTGTTTGATCGGGAAATTGAGGCGAACGGTATTCGCCGGCTGGGGCTGGAAAAAGAGCATTGTCAGGGGGTGGTGGAATTGCCGGCCATTCACGGAGACCCTTTTGATCGGTTGCTGGTGGCCCAGGCCAGGCATGAAGGGCTGGTTATCCTCACCCGGGACAAAAACATCGGCCTGTACGGCGTCGAAACATTATGGTAG
- a CDS encoding AAA family ATPase, producing MTVQAIRLENFMAFADTNWIELRPIVLLFGRNSSGKSAIFRALRLLRQSLDIPANDRHLVFVTEHGVDLGSIQETIHKQELERELAFSFRCDLTDALDVLKTVGLWQGEPIKETFAELRLGFRWDDARQWVALSSFQIDLPWVKAAQEEGPTLFFAEEWSLDQQAERGERWYFSSDLLHGHESQPDSVWPAIYVEMRSGFMPQLSVVASQPHSPALQDVAAVQAVLDEVCHQVAIFLQQIEYLGPIRPEPERVFNLDVVTQQKWRQKGLGSYLDFLLDRSADAEIFQRLDEWLQILKLADRVDPEKVVYRHPHLKLSNVKFRELPGEEPPAINLLDVGYGASQVLPVLIHSLLARQGSLVVIEQPELHLHPGAQAQLGDLFVETVNPPDFESTNTVRFFLETHSEHLLLRLRRWVAETAANKGDLVSKKSWRLKPDQLAVYFVDRDPQKGESEVHPIQVKRSGEFGEKPVGFKDFFADDLKEAIALTLAGAEVD from the coding sequence ATGACCGTTCAGGCCATTCGGCTGGAAAATTTTATGGCATTTGCCGACACCAATTGGATTGAACTCCGCCCAATTGTGCTTTTATTTGGGCGTAACTCATCCGGCAAGAGTGCCATTTTCCGTGCTTTGCGGTTGCTGCGCCAAAGCTTAGACATCCCGGCAAATGATCGGCACCTGGTTTTTGTTACAGAACATGGGGTTGACTTAGGCTCCATTCAAGAGACCATCCACAAGCAAGAGTTAGAACGAGAACTGGCTTTTTCCTTTCGCTGTGATCTAACCGATGCTCTCGATGTCCTCAAAACAGTGGGGTTGTGGCAGGGTGAGCCAATAAAGGAAACTTTTGCCGAATTGCGCCTGGGTTTTCGATGGGATGATGCCAGACAATGGGTCGCGTTATCCTCTTTCCAGATAGATTTGCCCTGGGTAAAGGCAGCACAGGAAGAAGGACCCACCCTTTTCTTTGCTGAAGAATGGAGCCTGGATCAGCAGGCTGAAAGGGGAGAACGTTGGTACTTCAGCAGCGACCTGTTACATGGACATGAATCCCAGCCAGATTCTGTCTGGCCAGCCATTTATGTGGAAATGCGGTCAGGGTTCATGCCCCAGTTGAGTGTTGTCGCTTCCCAGCCGCATTCACCAGCCCTGCAAGATGTTGCCGCCGTGCAAGCTGTTTTGGATGAGGTGTGTCATCAAGTCGCCATCTTTCTGCAACAAATTGAATATTTGGGGCCAATCCGTCCTGAACCTGAGCGGGTATTTAATCTGGATGTTGTGACGCAACAGAAATGGCGACAAAAAGGGTTGGGATCGTATCTCGACTTCTTGTTAGACCGGAGTGCAGATGCTGAAATCTTTCAGCGACTGGATGAATGGCTACAGATACTTAAACTGGCCGACAGGGTTGATCCGGAAAAAGTGGTCTATCGTCATCCACACTTGAAACTGTCTAATGTCAAATTTCGTGAACTGCCAGGTGAAGAACCGCCCGCTATCAATTTGCTGGATGTTGGTTATGGCGCGTCTCAAGTGCTACCTGTGTTGATTCACAGTTTGTTAGCGCGGCAAGGTTCGTTAGTAGTAATCGAACAGCCTGAACTTCATTTACATCCAGGAGCACAAGCCCAACTTGGTGACCTGTTTGTCGAAACAGTTAATCCACCAGATTTTGAATCAACAAACACTGTGCGTTTCTTTTTGGAAACACACAGTGAACACTTGTTGCTCAGGCTGCGAAGGTGGGTTGCGGAGACCGCCGCCAATAAAGGAGATTTGGTTAGCAAAAAATCTTGGCGACTGAAACCCGATCAGTTGGCGGTTTATTTTGTTGACCGCGATCCCCAAAAGGGAGAGAGTGAAGTTCATCCCATTCAGGTCAAACGATCCGGTGAGTTTGGAGAAAAGCCTGTTGGTTTCAAAGATTTCTTTGCTGATGATCTCAAAGAAGCAATTGCCCTTACTTTAGCAGGAGCCGAGGTGGATTAA
- a CDS encoding TIGR03986 family CRISPR-associated RAMP protein, producing the protein MAIKHDNPTQSRIDRDRNQIWARAPYNFVPLPARVAPAAAPLDQDRYQGLSGWIECQLETRSPLYIRGMLTESDYKAFGQKGPDELTSEQKEKQSPFFAPGEKNSHGHPLPVIPGSSLRGMIRQLVEIISYGRIRWVGNQPVFTYRAVAASKDDPLRDPYRDIIGALGKNVQAGFLKQEGENWFIEPAQTPQEKGWSTGDSFLKVKERQIGGKDITGLRRFNSPNYEPNWYPVSFEVENKRGARGNYLAVTQIGDRGRYREEGVLVCSGNMLETQTDDNESRSTPRQKAPRRSHVLILLQNRKAERLSIEEQTIKDYLASLTPFQQKLDHWGGKQGCLKDGAPVFYVADGKKVKWFGHSPNFRVPAFLTLPGENRAARPLDFVPSHLRTSEQPDLADAIFGWVEEQDEKGERVGPAEQRAGRVFIGNAHLLPDQKDVWHSKDAIIPHTLSGPKITTFQHYLVQNQRMGHSPDRKENLAHYGTSPSETEIRGYKLYWHKGRQPSIEATAKEQKHEKQLTRIRPISPGVRFTFKIHFDNLREEELGALCWALSLPVTDGHTYCHKLGMGKPLGMGAVSLVPTLNLINRQERYQSLFQGERWKSASSTAEMTAYVEAFEKYVLVDGGIGPQATHLAEMERIKMLLAMLQWREGDAAWLEQTRYMEIERDSGRNKTVDEFKERPVLGDPLQVAGNTTPGIGPSSIESQLPVTKTSRTETPTPKAPSRPAKPVSDTPPSLIHTMITGSVYHIDSKGDVFLEIENSSWHEDVLGWIPNDKLGGIQYQLGHKAACIVLAVDMDRERVECAPAKTYYLTGKVTVFEAPSPSGWIQPDGSHDPIFFHSRDISGKLETLNVGERVQFRLKKGLKGQLEARNIRLMD; encoded by the coding sequence ATGGCTATTAAGCACGACAACCCCACCCAATCCCGTATTGACCGTGATCGCAATCAGATTTGGGCCAGAGCGCCCTATAACTTTGTCCCACTGCCGGCACGGGTCGCGCCGGCAGCCGCCCCCCTGGATCAGGATCGTTATCAGGGACTGAGCGGCTGGATTGAATGCCAGTTGGAAACACGCTCCCCACTCTACATTCGTGGCATGTTGACCGAAAGCGATTACAAAGCGTTTGGGCAAAAAGGGCCAGACGAATTAACCTCTGAACAAAAGGAAAAACAATCCCCCTTCTTTGCTCCCGGTGAAAAGAACAGTCATGGTCACCCCCTGCCTGTCATCCCCGGCAGCAGTTTGCGCGGGATGATTCGCCAACTGGTGGAGATCATCAGCTATGGGCGCATCCGTTGGGTGGGCAACCAGCCTGTGTTCACCTACCGGGCTGTAGCCGCCTCCAAAGACGATCCCTTGCGCGATCCCTATCGGGACATCATTGGCGCATTGGGCAAAAATGTCCAGGCGGGTTTCCTGAAACAGGAAGGGGAAAATTGGTTTATCGAGCCGGCCCAGACACCGCAAGAAAAAGGGTGGTCAACAGGTGACAGCTTTCTCAAAGTAAAGGAACGGCAGATAGGGGGCAAAGATATCACCGGCCTGCGACGTTTCAACAGCCCAAATTATGAACCCAACTGGTATCCTGTCAGTTTTGAGGTGGAAAACAAACGTGGGGCACGTGGCAATTATCTGGCCGTTACCCAGATTGGTGACCGTGGCCGTTACCGGGAGGAAGGCGTTCTGGTTTGTTCCGGCAATATGCTGGAAACCCAGACGGATGATAATGAGTCAAGAAGTACTCCCCGGCAGAAAGCGCCACGCCGCAGCCATGTTCTGATTTTGCTGCAAAACAGGAAAGCCGAACGACTGTCCATTGAGGAGCAAACGATCAAGGATTATTTGGCCAGCCTGACACCGTTTCAGCAAAAATTGGATCATTGGGGGGGTAAGCAGGGTTGTCTCAAAGATGGTGCCCCGGTTTTTTATGTGGCTGATGGTAAGAAAGTGAAGTGGTTTGGGCACTCGCCCAATTTCCGAGTGCCGGCATTTTTGACCCTCCCCGGCGAAAACAGAGCTGCCAGACCCCTGGACTTTGTACCATCCCACCTGCGCACGTCAGAGCAGCCCGATCTGGCTGATGCCATTTTCGGCTGGGTCGAAGAACAAGATGAAAAGGGAGAAAGGGTGGGGCCAGCGGAACAAAGGGCCGGGCGTGTTTTTATTGGCAATGCCCATCTTCTGCCAGACCAGAAAGACGTCTGGCACAGCAAGGATGCCATCATTCCCCACACCCTATCCGGCCCTAAAATAACTACCTTCCAACATTATCTGGTGCAAAATCAACGGATGGGACACAGTCCGGATCGCAAGGAAAACCTGGCCCATTACGGCACATCCCCCAGCGAAACGGAAATTCGGGGGTACAAACTGTACTGGCACAAAGGCCGCCAACCCAGTATTGAAGCCACCGCCAAAGAGCAAAAACATGAAAAGCAGCTCACCCGCATTCGGCCCATCAGTCCTGGTGTGCGCTTTACTTTCAAAATTCATTTTGACAATTTGCGGGAAGAGGAATTGGGGGCATTGTGCTGGGCTTTGTCTTTGCCCGTAACAGATGGGCACACTTATTGCCACAAACTGGGCATGGGCAAACCTTTAGGCATGGGGGCCGTTTCCCTCGTGCCAACCCTGAACCTGATCAACAGACAGGAGCGTTACCAATCCCTGTTTCAGGGGGAACGTTGGAAAAGTGCATCCTCTACGGCAGAGATGACAGCCTATGTAGAGGCTTTTGAAAAGTATGTTTTGGTTGATGGTGGTATTGGGCCACAAGCAACTCACCTGGCTGAGATGGAACGAATAAAAATGTTGCTGGCCATGTTGCAATGGCGGGAAGGGGATGCGGCCTGGCTGGAACAAACCCGCTATATGGAAATTGAACGGGATTCAGGCAGAAACAAGACCGTGGATGAGTTTAAGGAACGTCCGGTGTTGGGGGATCCGTTGCAAGTTGCCGGCAATACCACACCTGGCATTGGTCCCTCCAGCATTGAATCACAATTACCGGTGACCAAAACGTCCAGAACAGAAACCCCGACACCCAAAGCTCCATCTCGCCCGGCCAAACCTGTCTCCGATACACCTCCATCTCTGATTCACACCATGATTACTGGCTCTGTATATCACATAGACAGCAAAGGTGATGTCTTTCTGGAAATTGAGAATTCTTCCTGGCATGAAGATGTATTGGGATGGATTCCAAATGATAAGTTGGGTGGAATTCAATATCAATTGGGACATAAGGCAGCTTGTATTGTACTGGCTGTAGATATGGACCGGGAAAGAGTTGAATGCGCCCCGGCCAAGACTTATTATCTGACCGGCAAAGTCACTGTTTTTGAAGCGCCATCTCCATCTGGTTGGATCCAGCCAGATGGCAGCCATGATCCTATCTTTTTCCATAGCCGGGATATTTCTGGCAAATTGGAGACGCTGAATGTTGGTGAGCGGGTTCAGTTCCGCTTGAAAAAAGGGTTGAAAGGTCAACTGGAAGCCCGAAACATCCGGTTAATGGATTAG